DNA sequence from the Deltaproteobacteria bacterium genome:
AGAATAACCCTTCCAGCCGCTTTTCCCGGCCATCATGTCTATGACCAGTTCCCTCAGGCTCGGGTCAGGGTACGTTTCCAAAGTATATTGATACGGTTCGAGAAGAGGGTGGGCTATATTTCTTCCGTATTGATCGATAAGGAAGGCATATCCTCTATCCCCTACATGGATATTCTTCACCAGTTCGATGATTTTCTTAAAATCAAGGTCGATGACGATGACGCCGGCGAACTCCTTCCAGCCGCCATAAAAAGGCTTGGCATAATGGATAAGAAATCCATTAGCCATCGGAATAATCTCACTGCTGACTATTTTCATTATTTTTAAATGGCGGGCGTTTTGAAAGAAGGGTTGCTTGCTTTGGTCAGTCAGTTTTGTTACGGCCCCTTCCCTTCGGACCTTTATCAGTTCCCGACCCTGGTGATCAATGTATCGGATTTGAAAATAGGTGGGGGTTCGGAGAATAAAATCATGAAAAAGGCGCACGATGTTATCGTGATTAAATTCCGCCTCGGCCTTCAGTCTGAAAGAGCGGGCGATGCGATAGTCTTCCAATATCGGGAGACGGGAGATGGTCTCCAGATCGATACCGCAATTAGTGAATATATTGCTGATGATATTGGCCGTGGCCTTGACGGCCACCCTCTGTTCCTGGCGAACCAGCCGGTTGACCCGTTCTCCGGACTCCTGGATGGCAAAGTATCCCACGGCCGAGATGGGTATACAGACCAGGGGCAGAATGAATATAAGGAGTTTTAATGAAATGGTGAATCGTATCTTCATAATGACAAAAAGGTTGAAGAGGGCTCAGCGATCAGTTAGACTATCCTGCAATTTCGGATTTTAGATTTCGGATTTCGGAGTAAACCATTTTCATTCTTCCTTGGTGCCTCCGGGGGCCTGATTTCATATTTCGAGGCGCAGTATAACAAAAGGGATTTTTTAAGTCGAGTTTATTAGATTCTCTGCCTCGTCCGGGATTATACCCGGAAGAGGGGGCCCCTATCGGGGCAGTTGACTTATTACTACAGCAAACCTTTTTTCGTCATTCCCGAACGTCTTTATCGGGAATCCAGGTTTTCAAGAAAAAGGAGAGATGGAATGATACCCAGGCTGGGGTGGTGGCTGATCATCGGGGTCGTTTTTATTCTTTTTTTATCACCACCCTCAACCCCGGCAAACGAAATCGTCGTCGGTGTGGCCACTTCTCTGCAGTTATTGGAAGGCCGGGAAAGTCTCAGGGCCGTTGAATTGGCGGTCGAAGAGATCAATCAGAAAGGAGGCATACGCCTCGGACAGGAACACCTGCCCATTCGGATAAAATCCATCGACCTTCAGGACGCCTCTCATAACGTTTCCGTGTCCCAGGCCCTTTCAACCCTGGAAACCTTTATTCAAAGGGAAAACATCCGGGCTATTGTGGTGGGGCCCTTCCGGTCTGAGGTCCTGCTGGCCGGTATGCCCATGATGGCTAAAA
Encoded proteins:
- a CDS encoding ABC transporter substrate-binding protein, which codes for MIPRLGWWLIIGVVFILFLSPPSTPANEIVVGVATSLQLLEGRESLRAVELAVEEINQKGGIRLGQEHLPIRIKSIDLQDASHNVSVSQALSTLETFIQRENIRAIVVGPFRSEVLLAGMPMMAKNKIPFLGTIAMSSASEARILKDPKYKNIFRVGLNSKYLVEYLIKTMKFLNEKFQFRKV